A genome region from Erigeron canadensis isolate Cc75 chromosome 3, C_canadensis_v1, whole genome shotgun sequence includes the following:
- the LOC122594153 gene encoding G-type lectin S-receptor-like serine/threonine-protein kinase SD2-2: protein MSPQNLITKTTIFLFIIILLTTFLTPSLQSCLNPNDNKSLSSKLILSDTTILYSKNKTFALGFFNTNNPSKWYLGIWYASIPTPTYIWVANRQTPLSSRQSSSLFLTNGKLTVTECDVVWQTPDVNFTGQADVELLEDGDLVIKNLDDETTSFGSVLWRSFDYPTDTFLPGMNLTVGQTLTCWKNDNDPGLGKYSLRLRPPDYGEVELFYIDNNNVNVSYWSSGNWTGNIFSGVPEMTLPYIYKFYFTNPFSEMATFGFYEVWTQKQKPLTRFSIGSTGQIKQYTWSVQSEFWNMFWSQPENPCRVYGLCGNLGFCDGKKVVSPCKCLDGFRWFDDGDFTGGCVRDGGKECGEGDEFEEIGEVTFDKERVDGFSGNRKECESKCLKDCECVGLSFNVKTNYCKNYFGKVLNLGNSSSGLGMVQDLFSVRVRRGVGRKKIGVRMVVLVSVAGFLLAVLLIGGAVLVIARKRKVRRKKLEEESVFPVTNLRVFTYKELHAATNGFSDQLGHGGFGAVFSGNVDSDLVAVKRLDRPGGGEKEFRAEVCTIGNIQHVNLVRLRGFCSEESHRLLVYDYMPNGPLSSYLKMGGRNLDWVARFRIAIGTARGIAYLHEECRNCIIHCDIKPENILLDQDFSAKVSDFGLAKLIGRDFSRVLATMRGTWGYVAPEWISGVAITTKADVYSYGMTLLELLGGRRNVEGPPDGGNGGESNEKWFFPPWAAKKITEGEVASVVDERLGGAYDMEEAVRVGLVAVWCIQDEEVTRPTMGMVVKMLEGVVAVEVPPPPKLLQALVSGESFHGVGGNSRNDTFSHVSVDSKDSRFAV from the coding sequence ATGTCTCCTCAAAATCTCATCACCAAAACAACCATCTTTCTCTTTATTATAATCCTCCTAACAACATTCTTAACCCCATCATTACAATCTTGCTTAAACCCTAATGACAACAAATCATTATCATCAAAGCTAATCCTTTCAGACACCACCATTCTTTACAGCAAAAACAAAACATTTGCTTTAGGTTTTTTCAACACAAACAACCCATCCAAATGGTATTTAGGCATCTGGTATGCTTCTATTCCAACACCCACTTACATCTGGGTCGCCAACCGTCAGACTCCGTTATCTTCCCGTCAATCTTCCTCCCTTTTCCTCACTAACGGCAAGTTAACGGTAACAGAATGCGACGTCGTTTGGCAAACCCCAGATGTTAACTTCACTGGTCAAGCAGATGTCGAGCTTCTGGAAGATGGGGATTTGGTTattaaaaatttggatgatGAAACGACGTCGTTTGGGAGTGTTTTATGGCGGAGCTTTGACTACCCAACTGATACCTTTTTACCGGGGATGAATTTAACTGTTGGTCAAACTTTGACTTGTtggaaaaatgataatgatccCGGATTGGGTAAGTATTCTCTGAGGTTGCGTCCACCTGATTACGGTGAGGTTGAGcttttttatattgataataataatgttaatgTCAGTTATTGGAGTAGTGGAAATTGGACTGGAAATATATTTTCAGGTGTTCCAGAAATGActttgccatatatatataaattctattTTACTAATCCCTTTAGTGAAATGGCtacatttggtttttatgaAGTATGGACCCAGAAACAGAAACCATTGACCCGTTTTAGTATCGGTTCAACGGGTCAGATTAAACAGTATACTTGGTCGGTTCAGTCCGAGTTTTGGAACATGTTTTGGTCCCAACCGGAGAACCCTTGTCGGGTTTATGGTTTATGTGGGAATTTAGGTTTTTGTGATGGAAAGAAGGTTGTGAGTCCTTGTAAGTGTTTAGACGGGTTTAGATGGTTCGATGATGGGGATTTTACTGGTGGGTGTGTTAGAGATGGGGGTAAGGAGTGTGGGGAGGGAGACGAGTTTGAGGAGATTGGGGAAGTGACGTTTGATAAAGAACGGGTTGATGGGTTTTCGGGGAATAGGAAGGAGTGTGAGAGCAAGTGTTTGAAGGATTGTGAGTGTGTTGGGTTGTCGTTTAATGTGAAGACGAATTATTGTAAGAATTATTTCGGGAAGGTGTTGAATTTGGGGAATTCGAGTAGTGGTTTGGGGATGGTTCAGGATTTGTTTAGTGTTAGGGTTCGGAGAGGGGTTGGGAGAAAGAAGATTGGCGTGAGGATGGTTGTTTTAGTGAGCGTGGCTGGTTTTTTGCTAGCGGTTTTGTTGATTGGGGGTGCGGTTTTAGTGATTGCTAGAAAGAGGAAGGTTAGGAGGAAGAAACTAGAGGAGGAATCGGTGTTTCCTGTAACGAATCTGAGGGTTTTTACATACAAAGAGCTTCATGCTGCTACTAATGGGTTCTCGGATCAGCTTGGTCATGGTGGATTTGGGGCGGTGTTTAGTGGGAATGTGGATTCGGACCTTGTGGCAGTAAAGCGGCTGGATCGGCCGGGTGGTGGTGAAAAGGAGTTCCGAGCAGAGGTATGTACAATTGGTAATATTCAACATGTTAATCTTGTTAGATTAAGGGGGTTTTGTTCTGAAGAGTCACACAGGCTTCTTGTGTATGATTATATGCCGAATGGACCTTTGAGTTCCTACTTGAAAATGGGTGGCCGGAATCTTGATTGGGTTGCTAGATTCAGGATTGCTATTGGCACTGCAAGAGGGATTGCTTATTTACACGAAGAATGTAGGAATTGTATCATACATTGTGATATTAAGCCGGAAAATATTTTACTTGATCAAGATTTTTCAGCCAAGGTGTCAGATTTTGGTTTGGCGAAATTGATAGGTCGAGATTTTAGCCGGGTTTTGGCTACGATGAGAGGAACGTGGGGTTATGTGGCGCCAGAGTGGATATCTGGGGTGGCTATAACCACAAAAGCCGACGTGTATAGCTATGGGATGACATTATTGGAGCTATTAGGGGGTCGACGGAATGTTGAAGGTCCACCTGATGGTGGCAACGGAGGTGAGAGTAACGAGAAGTGGTTTTTCCCACCATGGGCGGCTAAGAAGATAACAGAAGGCGAGGTGGCATCGGTTGTGGATGAGAGGCTTGGCGGTGCGTATGATATGGAGGAAGCAGTGAGGGTTGGATTAGTGGCAGTGTGGTGTATACAAGATGAAGAAGTGACAAGACCAACAATGGGGATGGTTGTTAAGATGTTGGAAGGGGTGGTGGCGGTTGAGGTCCCTCCGCCACCAAAGTTGCTTCAAGCGTTAGTTTCTGGTGAGTCTTTCCATGGCGTTGGTGGCAATAGCCGAAATGATACATTTTCACACGTCTCTGTTGATTCAAAGGATTCACGGTTTGCTGTCTAA
- the LOC122593549 gene encoding AT-rich interactive domain-containing protein 1-like has product MDLEQFFMDVDVIDENKFVGFKDVGSKDCCVGENFGVTELCVGIEEEKELIRKRKKECYLPLLDWVKRVAKNPCDPAVGSMPSSSKWKAYGSDHVWKQVLSAKEALRVKVNDHPNTNQSVWQKKRKMHPDMYDDRLTKSTPRCSQRLVTVKVTRSIILSRKLQVRDCSESSSNGSPSDAEDEDSLWATKYRRKRIPVGHSFQAETPHWPGEKTYESETKWLGTRVWPLEETEKRTSFIEREPIGAGRQGSCGCEFVGSSECVRFHIAEKRSRVKIELGSAFTKWRIDTMGEIVSLEWTKNEEKKFADIIKSNPESSGRSFWDELVTYFKNKTRTALVSYYFNVYLVRRRAYQNRADPSNVDSDDDELEKVGHDLNKSTEFILSSPKKVHLNIT; this is encoded by the exons ATGGATTTGGAACAGTTTTTTATGGATGTTGATGTTATAGATGAAAATAAGTTTGTAGGGTTTAAGGATGTTGGAAGTAAAGATTGTTGTGTTGGTGAAAACTTTGGTGTTACTGAATTATGTGTTGGTATTGAGGAAGAGAAGGAGTTGATTAGAAAGAGGAAGAAAGAGTGTTATTTGCCTTTGTTGGATTGGGTGAAACGAGTAGCGAAAAATCCGTGTGATCCTGCAGTTGGGTCGATGCCATCCAGTTCTAAGTGGAAGGCTTATGGAAGTGATCATGTATGGAAGCAGGTTTTGTCAGCGAAAGAGGCATTGAGGGTGAAGGTTAATGACCATCCAAATACTAATCAATCTGTTTGGCAG aagAAGCGAAAGATGCATCCAGACATGTATGATGACCGACTCACGAAATCAACCCCAAGATGCAGTCAGAGGCTGGTTACTGTTAAAGTGACGCGGTCAATCATTTTGTCTAGAAAACTGCAGGTTCGAGATTGTTCAGAGTCGTCATCCAACGGGAGCCCGAGTGATGCAGAGGACGAAGATTCTCTCTGGGCCACCAAATACAGGAGAAAACGCATCCCAGTGGGTCACTCTTTTCAAGCAGAAACACCACACTGGCCTggagaaaaaacatatgaaagtGAAACAAAATGGCTAGGTACCCGTGTTTGGCCTCTAGAAGAAACTGAAAAGCGAACCAGTTTTATTGAGAGGGAACCAATTGGAGCAGGAAGACAGGGCTCATGTGGCTGTGAATTTGTAGGTTCTTCGGAATGTGTTAGATTTCATATTGCTGAAAAAAGATCCCGGGTCAAAATTGAATTGGGTTCGGCTTTTACTAAATGGAGAATTGATACGATGGGTGAAATAGTTTCTCTCGAATGGacaaaaaatgaagaaaagaagTTTGCAGATATAATCAAGTCAAACCCTGAGTCTTCAGGTAGGAGTTtttgggatgaactagtgacaTATTTCAAGAACAAAACAAGAACGGCTCTTGTGAGCTACTACTTCAATGTCTATTTGGTAAGACGTAGGGCCTACCAGAATCGGGCTGATCCAAGTAATGttgatagtgatgatgatgaacttGAGAAAGTTGGGCATGACCTAAACAAGTCTACAGAATTCATCTTAAGCTCTCCGAAGAAGGTACATTTGAATATTACATGA